A part of Entelurus aequoreus isolate RoL-2023_Sb linkage group LG03, RoL_Eaeq_v1.1, whole genome shotgun sequence genomic DNA contains:
- the LOC133646605 gene encoding uncharacterized protein LOC133646605 codes for MTEVIFCWITEDCYFSFIEKFVCLSVMAEFLPDVDDVDEIAFDFDGRPYLFEPEYTDEELQEIEERTRRDGVGQQAEGTEPAAARLRNTGNWWCSCGCCVPLPTEEECLCCREWDLLQPAVFGDYPVDGTQRCVTSSEDFPSLINRAVLETFFHVPKINWKRRPRPQGENGQLSIDQCRLVAYRVVLEWALRGERLGRGNRRVLPRCIVMAIRSKYPSPTGTYTGFNEAEDIFNIL; via the exons atgactgaagtgattttctgttggattaccgaagactgttattttagttttatagaaaagtttgtttgtttgtctgtcatggctgaatttttgcctgatgtggacgacGTGGATGAAATTGCATTTGATTTTGATGGCCGGCCGTATCTATTTGAGCCGGAGTACACAGATGAAGAGCTTCAAGAAATTGAAGAACGGACGAGGAGAGACGGAGTTGGGCAACAGGCAGAGGGCACGGAACCAGCTGCTGCAAGGCTGCGAAACACTGGAAACTGGTGGTGTTCCTGTGGGTGCTGTGTACCTTTGCCTACAGAGGAGGAATGCCTCTGTTGCAGGGAATGGGACCTTTTGCAGCCAGCTGTGTTTGGGGATTACCCAGTGGACGGTACACAACGCTGTGTAACGTCATCAGAGGATTTCCCCTCCTTGATCAACAGGGCAGTGCTAGAGACCTTCTTCCATgttcccaaaatcaactggaagagGCGGCCAAGACCACAGGGAGAAAACGGCCAGCTGTCTATTGA CCAATGCAGACTAGTGGCTTACCGTGTGGTGCTGGAGTGGGCGCTCAGAGGAGAGCGTCTAGGTCGTGGCAATAGGAGAGTGTTGCCTAGATGTATAGTTATGGCTATAAGAAGCAAGTACCCCTCTCCCACCGGCACTTACACTGGCTTCAACGAGGCAGAGGACATCttcaatatactgtaa